In Polaribacter pacificus, the genomic window CGGAGCAGGATGGATGATTAAGGTGACTGTTTCTGATGCTTCTCAACTAGATGATTTATTAGATGCTGAAGCTTATACAAACCTTATACAAGGATAGGTTTATATATGTAGCCATTGCTGTTACATGTCTAATTGCTTTTTTAAGTTTAATCCAATTGGGTAAAGCCCCCATTTCGGTTTCACATGCAGACAAGTTTCAACATGCAATTGCGTATTGTACTCTGGGCTTTACTTGGATTTTGGCAATTAAAAAAGCACATCAAAATCTCAAAGTTAGGTATCTAATTGCAATCGCCTGTGTAATTTATGGCATACTTATTGAAGTCTTACAAGAAACCACAACAAGTTATCGGACTGCTAGCGTCCTTGATGTAGTAGCAAACGTGGTTGGAATTTGCATCGCTTTATTGCTTTTTAAGTTAATTTTTAAAAAAAATTAAGCGAAATAGTAAGAAGGCTTGCATAAGTCATAAGAATTTAATTAAATTAGCGAACTATTTAAAACAAACTAGGATGGAAATTAAAAAAAATCCAAAATCAAATCTTGAGAATTACTCTAAATTGTTTATTCAATTAGGTTTGGTTTTAGCACTTTTTGTGGTGTATGTATCAATGGAAAACAAAACTTACGACAAGCAAGTTGGATCGTTAGGTGATGTAACTATGGAAGATCTTTTAGAAGAGGATATTCCAATTACAGAGCGTGTTGAGCCAGAAATTCCAAAAGCAACACCTCCACCAGCACCAGAAGAAATTGAAGTTGTTGAAGATGAAAAAGAAGTTGAGGAAACTGTAATTGAAACTACTGAAACTGATGAAACTGAAGCAATTGAGGTTGAAGATATTGTAGAGGCAGAAATTGAGGAAGATATTCCAGAAGATGTACCTTTTAATATTATTGAAGAAGTTCCAGTTTTTCCAGGATGTTCTGGATCAAAACAAGAACTAACAGACTGTCTTAATGAAAAAATTAGAAGTCATGTTTTGAAAAAATTCAATAATGAATTGGCTGCAGATTTAGGTTTGCCTCCAGGGAAAAAGAAAATTTATGTTGTTTTCCGTATAGATCCTAAAGGAAACATTACAGAAATTAACGCAAGAGCTCCACACCCTAGATTAAAACAAGAAGCAATTAGAGTAGCAAAAACACTACCTAAAATGACTCCAGGTAAACAAAGAGGGAAACCAGTAGGGATGAGATACACCTTGCCAATCTCTTTTAACGTAGAGTAAAGAAAAATACACAAAAAAAAGAGCAACCGTGGTTGCTCTTTTTTTTTGCTCTAAAAACAGTTAAATTAGATTCTGTTTTTTAGTAGTGTTAAGCTCAGCTGTTTTAATAAAAAGAACGGTATTTATTTAGTATTTTTGTTGTACAAAAACAAAATAATGAGACTGGCCAACTATATAGATTCTACCTATTTAAAAACATCGAGTCAAGCAGGTGTTTCTTCTCAGGAAACACGAAATCTAGTTAGTGCTCTTGTTAATGAAGCAATTGAGTATCAATTTAAGGCGGTGATGATTCGATCTCAATTTATTCCTTTGGCAAAAAATTTGATTCAAGAAGCCAAATCTAAGGTACTTGTTGGAACAGTGGTTTGTTTTCATGAAGGCAACTGTACTGTTGATGAAAAACTAAAAGAGATTAAAGAAGCATTAGCTCTAGGGGCAGATGAAGTTGATGTTGTTGTTAATTACAAAGCCTTTAAAAATAATCAGATTGCATTGGTTAGTAATGAGCTTGTTCAGTGTACGCGCCTGGCTTTAGAGAGTGGTAAAGTCATAAAATGGATTATAGAAGTAGCTGCTTTGACAACAAGTGAGATTGCAGAAATCTCTAGTTTGATAAAAGATTTGGTGTTAGAAAAGTTTTCTTTAGCAGCAGTAGAAAGTGTTTTTGTAAAATCCTCAACAGGTTTTTATCATACTGTTGATGGAGTTCCAAATGGTGCAACGTTTACAAGTATTAGAACCATGGCAGAAAACGCAAAACCACTTAAAATTAAAGCAGCGGGCGGTATAAAAACCAAAGGAGATCTATTAAAAATGATTACTTTAGGGGTCGATAGAATCGGGACTTCATCAGCAAAGCAGCTGATAGAAGAAACTAAGCA contains:
- a CDS encoding VanZ family protein, which gives rise to MLKLIQTLYKDRFIYVAIAVTCLIAFLSLIQLGKAPISVSHADKFQHAIAYCTLGFTWILAIKKAHQNLKVRYLIAIACVIYGILIEVLQETTTSYRTASVLDVVANVVGICIALLLFKLIFKKN
- a CDS encoding energy transducer TonB, yielding MEIKKNPKSNLENYSKLFIQLGLVLALFVVYVSMENKTYDKQVGSLGDVTMEDLLEEDIPITERVEPEIPKATPPPAPEEIEVVEDEKEVEETVIETTETDETEAIEVEDIVEAEIEEDIPEDVPFNIIEEVPVFPGCSGSKQELTDCLNEKIRSHVLKKFNNELAADLGLPPGKKKIYVVFRIDPKGNITEINARAPHPRLKQEAIRVAKTLPKMTPGKQRGKPVGMRYTLPISFNVE
- the deoC gene encoding deoxyribose-phosphate aldolase, giving the protein MRLANYIDSTYLKTSSQAGVSSQETRNLVSALVNEAIEYQFKAVMIRSQFIPLAKNLIQEAKSKVLVGTVVCFHEGNCTVDEKLKEIKEALALGADEVDVVVNYKAFKNNQIALVSNELVQCTRLALESGKVIKWIIEVAALTTSEIAEISSLIKDLVLEKFSLAAVESVFVKSSTGFYHTVDGVPNGATFTSIRTMAENAKPLKIKAAGGIKTKGDLLKMITLGVDRIGTSSAKQLIEETKHSSNY